GCCCTCCCCCAAACCCCCGCCCAACCCCCCATAAGGGGTTGGGGGTGGGGTTGGGGGAGGGGGCAGGGGTTGTCAACCCCTGGCCCCCTCCCCCAGCTCTCTTACCGCCAGCGGGCCACGGGGGTGGTGCCGGCGGTGAGGTGGTCGCCTTTGTGGGTGATGATCTCACAGGTGGCCGGGAGATACAGGTCCACCCGGGAGCCGAAGCAGATCATGCCGATACGTTGGCCCTTCTCCAGGTGATCGCCGGGTTTGACCCGGGTGATGATGCGCCGGGCAAGAAGACCGGCGATCTGGATTATTTTCAGGCGGCGCTCGGGGGCCACTTCCAGGAGGGTCACCTGGCGCTCGTTGCTGGTGTCGGCCTCCTCCTTGAAGGCCGCCAGGAAGCGGCCGGGGAAGTGGCGGCTCAGGAGCACGGTGCCGGCCGCCGGGGCCCGGTTGACGTGCACGTCGAAGATATTCATGAAGGTGGCCACCCGCCAGGCGGGG
This DNA window, taken from Desulfobaccales bacterium, encodes the following:
- a CDS encoding phosphatidylserine decarboxylase; translation: MKAAPGRPPALPLAKEGYPFILAPLGLCLLALALDWPLVAVAALGLATFFGYFFRDPERQPPADDQVVVAPADGRVIRVDRVTDEDVGPAWRVATFMNIFDVHVNRAPAAGTVLLSRHFPGRFLAAFKEEADTSNERQVTLLEVAPERRLKIIQIAGLLARRIITRVKPGDHLEKGQRIGMICFGSRVDLYLPATCEIITHKGDHLTAGTTPVARWR